The Symphalangus syndactylus isolate Jambi chromosome 8, NHGRI_mSymSyn1-v2.1_pri, whole genome shotgun sequence genome includes a window with the following:
- the TGFB3 gene encoding transforming growth factor beta-3 proprotein has translation MKMHLQRALVVLALLNFATVSLSLSTCTTLDFGHIKKKRVEAIRGQILSKLRLTSPPEPTVMTHVPYQVLALYNSTRELLEEMHGEREEGCTQENTESEYYAKEIHKFDMIQGLAEHNELAVCPKGITSKVFRFNVSSVEKNRTNLFRAEFRVLRVPNPSSKRNEQRIELFQILRPDEHIAKQRYIGGKNLPTRGTAEWLSFDVTDTVREWLLRRESNLGLEISIHCPCHTFQPNGDILENIHEVMEIKFKGVDNEDDHGRGDLGRLKKQKDHHNPHLILMMIPPHRLDNPGQGGQRKKRALDTNYCFRNLEENCCVRPLYIDFRQDLGWKWVHEPKGYYANFCSGPCPYLRSADTTHSTVLGLYNTLNPEASASPCCVPQDLEPLTILYYVGRTPKVEQLSNMVVKSCKCS, from the exons ATGAAGATGCACTTGCAAAGGGCTCTGGTGGTCCTGGCCCTGCTGAACTTTGCCACGGTCAGCCTCTCTCTGTCCACTTGCACCACCTTGGACTTCGGCCACATCAAGAAGAAGAGGGTGGAAGCCATTAGGGGACAGATCTTGAGCAAGCTCAGGCTCACCAGCCCCCCTGAGCCAACGGTGATGACCCACGTCCCCTATCAGGTCCTGGCCCTTTACAACAGCACCCGGGAGTTGCTGGAGGAGATgcatggggagagggaggaaggctgCACCCAGGAAAACACCGAGTCGGAATACTATGCCAAAGAAATCCATAAATTCGACATGATCCAGGGGCTGGCGGAGCACA ACGAACTGGCTGTCTGCCCCAAAGGAATTACCTCCAAGGTTTTCCGCTTCAATGTGTCCTCAGtggagaaaaatagaaccaaCCTGTTCCGAGCAGAATTCCGGGTCTTGCGGGTGCCCAACCCCAGCTCTAAGCGGAATGAGCAGAGGATCGAGCTCTTTCAG ATCCTTCGGCCGGATGAGCACATTGCCAAACAGCGCTATATCGGTGGCAAGAATCTGCCCACACGGGGCACTGCCGAGTGGCTGTCCTTTGATGTCACTGACACTGTGCGTGAGTGGCTGTTGAGAAGAG AGTCCAACTTAGGTCTAGAAATCAGCATTCACTGTCCATGTCACACCTTTCAGCCCAATGGAGATATCCTGGAAAACATTCATGAGGTGATGGAAATCAAATTCAAAG GCGTGGACAATGAGGATGACCATGGCCGTGGAGATCTGGGGCGCCTCAAGAAGCAGAAGGATCACCACAACCCTCATCTAATCCTCATGATGATTCCCCCACACCGGCTCGACAACCCGGGCCAGGGGGGTCAGAGGAAGAAGCGGGCCTTGGACACCAATTACTGCTTCCG CAACTTGGAGGAGAACTGCTGTGTGCGCCCCCTCTACATTGACTTCCGACAGGATCTGGGCTGGAAGTGGGTCCATGAACCTAAGGGCTACTATGCCAACTTCTGCTCAGGCCCTTGCCCATACCTCCGCAGTGCAGACACAACCCACAGCACG GTGCTGGGACTGTACAATACTCTGAACCCTGAAGCATCTGCCTCGCCTTGCTGCGTGCCCCAGGACCTGGAGCCCCTGACCATCCTGTACTATGTTGGGAGGACCCCCAAGGTGGAGCAGCTCTCCAACATGGTGGTGAAGTCTTGTAAATGTAGCTGA